From the Deltaproteobacteria bacterium genome, the window ACGAGTTCGCGCTCGTGCAAACGGGCCTTCCGACGCTCCACATCTACTACGAGCCGTTCGTGAGAAGCGACTACACCCTCCGCCTGCTCGCGTCGGCCGCGATCGAGGAGTACGTAGGAAATCGCCCGGGCAGCGTGTCGGCGGTCACGATCAGGTACAAGGAGCTGTGGGGCGATCAGGGCTCAGAAAACGACCAACTGCTGATCAACGGCCTCAACGTCTGCACGGAAGTCCTCTGTCCGATCAGCAAGCAGGTCAACGCATTCTTCGCCTTCGACAGAAACGACGACAAACAGACCGACCTGAGCGAACCGGATCCGGTTCTAAGCCGGCTGCCGTTCATCCAGGGCGCGGATGTCTACGTCGCCGCCAGCTCGCCACCCAACGAAACGGTCTCCTTCCAGCTGATCTCACGGGGCGGCGGACCGGTTCGGACGCTGAACGTTCCCAACTGGGATTCGTCGACCGACGGGATCACCATTCAGTGGAATGACTTCGACAAGCTGACCTTCTAATCGCAGCGAAGCCCGTCAGCGGGAGGGAGCTGCATCGCGCTCCGCGCGGGCGGGATGGCCGCAATAGCGCACACGAGAATCCCGAGGATCACCGTGCCGAGGATCGTCCGCAACGGGAGGGACACGCCGACGGGCCAACCGAGCACGGCCTCCATGGTCGATCCCCCCCAAAGCGTCGCGAGTGCGAGTCCGACCGCCACGGCGAAGGCAACCCCGAGAATGCCCATGATGGCTGACTGCAAGGACAGTAGCGCTCCGATCCGGTATCGCGGAGCGCCAATCGCCCGCATGGTGCTGAGCTCCCGAGCACGGTCAATGACACTTGCGACGAGCGCATCGGCGACCCCGAGGAGCACGACCAACAATGTCACGGCTTGCAGGATCGTCGTAAACGCGAAGCCTTGGCGCACTTCGGCCGCGAACGTCTCGATGAGCTGTCGCGGGGAGAGGATCTGGAGGCGATACCGCCGGCCGATTCCGCGCGAAATGGCTGCCCGTACGGTGCCCTCGTCCGTTCCCGGGGCGAGCAATACATGTGCCCGTGTGATCAGGGAGTCATGCCAGAATCGGCGAAAGAGGTCTCTCGTCATGATGATATCGCCGGTGGGGGATATCAACGACACCACCGTGAGACCCGCCAGCACGGCCGAGAAGGGCCCGGACGGCGTCTCGAGGGCGATCGTATCCCCCACCTTCAGGCCGTGGGACCTGGCGAACCCCGGACTCGCCAGGATGGCATCGCCCCGGGCGACGCGTTCCAGAGCATCTGCAACGTGGTCACCGTTGAAGACCCAGTCCCCCAGGCGCGGATCGCGGAAATGCGGGGCATCGAACGCGCAAATGCCCATGACGTTCCCTCCTGAAGTCCATGACGCCAAGCGTTCTGAACTGACCCGTTCCACGCCCGGGATGCGAGCGATCTCGCCGGCGACGTCCTCGCCGACGGCAGCCACAGTGCCATGGGCAAAGGGTGAGGCGACGATGAGATCGGCTCGTCTCACTTGTCCGAGCGCTCGGGTCGTCAGGGATTCGAAGCTCCCTTCCATGGCGCCAAACCAGACGACTGCACCGAGGCCGGTCGTCATGATGCTCACTGTCATGACGGTGCGCGACGGAACCCGCAGCATATCCACCACCGCTAGGCGGCCGATCATGCCGAAGCAACGCGCTACGGTCCCCTCCAGGCAGCCACCGACGTAGAAAAGAACGGGTCGGATCAAGAAGCAGGCTGCTATGAGGATCATGGCGGTGGCGAGGAGCCCCAGGGCGGCGCTCTCGGTCGCGACCTCGAGGACGGCGAAGGCCGCCGTCAGGGTCACCAGAACGACATGGACGGCATTGGCGGGCGGGGCGGGGGCAGCAGGCAGCTGAAGCAACCCCTTGGCCCGGAGCACTTCCACTGCGGGCACCTTCGCCGCTCGCATTGCCGGCACGATCGCTGCGAGGACGCTTGCGAGGAGGCCCATCACGCCCGCGGCTACCAAGGGGCCTATGCGGATGGGCACGGGAGTCGCCCGAGTCG encodes:
- a CDS encoding FtsX-like permease family protein, which translates into the protein AFNRLSMVFRKRLWAIGVTRALGARRGIVVRELLKESLLLGLGGVALGLFLGVLLAQRLMPAVARTAELNFNLTTRATPVPIRIGPLVAAGVMGLLASVLAAIVPAMRAAKVPAVEVLRAKGLLQLPAAPAPPANAVHVVLVTLTAAFAVLEVATESAALGLLATAMILIAACFLIRPVLFYVGGCLEGTVARCFGMIGRLAVVDMLRVPSRTVMTVSIMTTGLGAVVWFGAMEGSFESLTTRALGQVRRADLIVASPFAHGTVAAVGEDVAGEIARIPGVERVSSERLASWTSGGNVMGICAFDAPHFRDPRLGDWVFNGDHVADALERVARGDAILASPGFARSHGLKVGDTIALETPSGPFSAVLAGLTVVSLISPTGDIIMTRDLFRRFWHDSLITRAHVLLAPGTDEGTVRAAISRGIGRRYRLQILSPRQLIETFAAEVRQGFAFTTILQAVTLLVVLLGVADALVASVIDRARELSTMRAIGAPRYRIGALLSLQSAIMGILGVAFAVAVGLALATLWGGSTMEAVLGWPVGVSLPLRTILGTVILGILVCAIAAIPPARSAMQLPPADGLRCD